The stretch of DNA CTGCTCTGCAaaagcacagggctgcaggactGGAGCAGGCcacaggtttgctgtcagttCACACTGAGGAAGCTGGAGCTGTCAGCGTGTCCCTGTTGTTGACTGATACGAGGTGCTTCTCTCCAAATCTGGCTTCTGAAGCCCATTGCTGTTCCCCACACAGGGCTTTCTTCCTGGCTCTCTTCAAACACCTGATgttcctggagaagagaggttGTCCCCGGACAGCCCTGGAGTTCTGCAAGCTGATTCTGAGGTGAGTGTCCCCGCTGGGAGCTGCACCCCTTGCccatgggatggggcaggatgtcTTGGGCTTGGAGAATGTACTTTGAACAACACACCCAACCCAGCCTGGGTGGGAGAAAAACCTGAGAGGTGtcctcctgctcccagcccttaCAAGGGCTTGTTTCCCCTCCTTGTGGGTGCAGTGTTGCAGGTTGGTTTTGGGCACATGCTCACATCTGGGATGCTGCTTTGGTAAGGTGATTGTTGAGATGGAGGCTTAAACAGATGGGACCAGGGTGGCCCTTCCTCTTGACTACTGAGCTGTGGGTCTGGCTGGTCCACAgagtctctgcagagctgatgtACAACAGTGGTTTTGGCCTGCTGGGTTTGTGGCCATCATTCCTCCTCCTGAGTGGTGCCAGGGGACCGTCACCTCTCTGTGAGGCCACAGACCAAGCTGGGTGTTGCACTGTCATCCTGGCCATGGAGGAACAATGGTGTTCCCCCAGGAACTCTCTGGATGCCAGGGGAAAGTCGTCTTTGGCTTGGAAACGAGGACAGCTGCTTCAGCTTTTGTGACACTGATTTGTGTTTCCTCCCCTCTCGCCTCCCTGCGAAGCCTCGATCCCGAGAACGACCCTCTCTGCGTGCTGCTGCTGATCGATTTCCTCTCCCTCCGAGCCAGAGAATACACCTTCCTGACCCGCATGTTCCAGGAGTGGGAGGTGAGTTGGCAGCAGAGATTTGCATCCCATGGGGCTGTACTGCAGAGGGGGAGGTTTCCACCCACACTGTGGCACATTGAGGGCtctgctgtggccaggctgcCGTCCCAGCAGCGTGGCGACGGGCCCTAAAGGCCGGGGTGGCTCCTCCTGTGATCCCAGTGTCCTGCAAACAGTTGTACCCACTCAGAATTGCCTACTCAGCCCCTGGGGCACCACGCCAGCAGCTGCAAAGTAACTTCATCCAGCAAACGAGAGCCCAGCCACATCCAGATGGTTCTGCACAGCATCATTTCCCAGCAAATCTCTCTCCCCAATCCTGCAGAGTCACCGGAACCTGTCCCAGCTGCCCAATTTCGCCTTCTCAGTGCCACTGGCCTATTTCTTCCTGAGCCAACAGGAGGAGCgctcagagctggagctgagccagGCCCGGGAGAGAGCTGCCCGGCTCCTCCAGCTCGCCCTCGTCATGTTCCCAGGCGGTGAGTCTGTCCCCACCGGTACGTCCGTCCCTGCAGGCTTTGTCACTCTCTTCATCTGGGAGAGCCAAGGCTGGGGCACAGCCAGGCAGACACAGAGGCAGGCGCTTGCCTGGGGGTTGCAAACGGTGCTGGGAGATGTCTGTGGGAGACAGGAGCCGTGGCTCAGAGGGGCCAGTGAGCTCTGCCCTCGCAGCCCATCCCATGGCAGAGCCAGGAGAGGCCCTGTGACTCTGAGCCctccccatgtgctgtggggcagggtgaCATCTGCGGTCAAGCAGCAGGAGAGTGTTTCAGCCCAAGTTGCCCAGACCAGAGCTAGTGGGTCCATCTGACTTTGTCCCTGAGGCCCTGTCTCTGTGGGCACCCACTGCTTGTGCTTTCACCCCATGGgtgctgctgtctgtgctggGCCATACACAGCCcctctggccccaggagggtGGAACAGGCTGCAGTAACCAGCTCTTGAACAGTTTGGTTTGGCTGAAACGATCTGTTTTTTGCTGCATGTCATAGAGACTGGAATCAACCCCTTGTTCAGGGTGGAGGGGAAGAAATCACACCTTGTTTCACTGGGGAATAAAAAGTGTGGTTGTTACTCTGGGTAAACCAAACTCCATCCTCCCTGCAGAGATggaagcacagcacagcccccagcagcatcctggcTCCCTCTTGGCAGGGTTTCGGTGCAGGGGCCCCGGGCTGGGGCTGtctctgcagccctggtgaATGACCTGTCTGCCCTTCCCCTGCAGTTCTCATGCCGTTGCTGGATCACTGCAGCGTGCAGCCCGACGCCAGGGTCGCCTCCCATTCCTTTTTTGGGCTGAATGCTCAGCTCAGGTAAGCCCAGGAGATGCTCTCAGTAGAGGCAGGGGATCGATTTTGCCGATAGCAAGGCTTTTGCTGGCTCAGGCAGCTGATGGAGCTCCAAAGCTGCAGAGGagaacatttgtttttcctgagtAGGCTGTTTGGATGCTTTGGTAATGGATTCCTGTaaagggcagcaggcagggctggcagagccacCGCACCTTGCTGTGACGGGTCAGAAGTTCAGAGGGGAGCgtggggggcagcagggagaggggagcgTGCGTACGTGCTCTCGGGGCAGACTGTCTCCTGCCAGTCTGGATTGCCCTGACACGTGGTGCTCCTTGACATGCCAGTGGTTTCCCCCTCAGGTCAAGGCAGCTTTAACTTTCATCTCATGGTTATGCTTATCCCAAAAATAGACGAGGGCAGAAAAACTGGTGAAGGTAGATGGAAATAGCAAAGCAGGGAGCCTGTGATTCCTCTCTCCACGTTCTCACGCTGAAGCACGATGTGGAGACGAGCCCTGGCTGAGGCTACTCTGAGGGCAGGAGAGCGCCCTGAGTAACCAGTGTGTCCCACAGCCAGCCTCCTGCCTTGAACCAGCTGACCTCCCTCTACGTGGCAAGGACCCACTCGCTGTGGAAGGACCCAGCCGTCATGGCGTGGCTGGAGACCAACGTCCACGAGGTGCTGTGCAGGGTGGATGCCCGGGACCCGCTGGTAGAGGAGTGTGAGCACAAGTGAGTGTGGTGGGCAGAGGTGAGCGGCTGCACGGCGGGTGCAGCactgggaggtggggggagcTGTCCTGGGCTGCCTCAGGGCCACACTGCTGTCTGGCTGGGGGGGGTCTGTGAGCTGGAGGGGGCTGTGAGGCTGGGGAAgctgggggctgcagcgtggGCCAGGCCAGCAGAGGCTCTGGCCCACTTTGTGCCAGTgtggagcaggagctgtggggagcatGTGCTGCACCGGTGGCCCCGTGCCTGGAGATCACTGGGAGGGCAGCGGTGGCTGCACGGGGCAGGCGAGTGTGTCAAgtgcttcccagctctgagaAACAGGAGGGAGAGGTGCTGGGTATCACCCTAAACCAAGGTTAGCGTGCTGACCTGGTGAGGGGGTTCTGCCTGCCGTCCCTGAGCTCTTCTGCTCTCCCCTACTGCCAAGTGACGTTGGCTTTGCCATGGGCCAGCTCAGGCTGATGGTGCACCCTGGGAAGCTGCAGTGGGAAGCCGGCAGTGCCAGGGCACACTCTGTGCCAGCCTCTGTCCCCTCCCAGTGAGCCCCTGGCCCCTCCCTGCTTTAGGAGGAAGACACAGTACCAGGGTGCACCCAGGAACATCTACCGGCACGTCATCCTCTCGGAGATGAAGGAGGCCACGGCAGCGCTGCCTCTGGTGAGAGGCCCCGACAGGGCACGGGCAGTGCCGCTGCCACCCCCGCTGCGGGCACTGGGCACCTCTGAAACAACAGTTGCCAGTGAGAAGCATCTGCCTGACCTCAGAGTATCCTCCATGTACACACAGCCTCCGGGGCAGCAGCCAGGGCGTGCGtgggcagcctggctgcagctggtgcGCGGCTCTGTGGTGCTCCCTGAGGCGAAGGGCTGTCGGGCTGGTCCGACCCCCTCCGTGCCTCTGTGGGTGACGCAGCCTTCAccccttctttctccttccctcccgcAGGAGGTGACCTCACAGCCCGTGATGGGGTTTGACCCCTTACCTCCCCTGGACTCCATCGTTTCCTACACCAGACCGGAGCGGTACGTCCTCGGCCGGCAGCGCGTTGGCGGTGGCCGCAGCCCGGGGCTGGAAGCTGGCAGCCTCCTGCCCAGCCGCCCGGCCCGTGGTGCTGCCGCAGGCACAACCGCCCGGCAGGACCGGTCCTGCCGCTTCCCTTGCTGGTCACCCCTGAGAGGTGGCTCTTGGCAGCCAGTAAGGCCAAGGCCAGTGGGAAAACTTGGGCTGTTTCTTTCCTGAGGTGGCGTGAGGACAAATTGAGTTTAAGCACAGATGGCCGTGGGGGGTGAGACCCGTCTGTGTCTTGGCACCAGGTTGTCTCAGGGCAAGCCCAGTGGTGCTTCCAATAGCCACCTTGCCCACGGGCTATGGGGATAAGtgctccccccatccccctgtttcagggctggctggggaggggctcTGCATCTCAGCCTCAGCCAGAGGCAGCGTACCGAGCTGTCCCCTTAGCCGTGGGGCCACTTGTGTCTTGCAGCACGAGTCACCCCCCCCACGAGAGCAGTTTGTCTCTCTTCTTCCGCTCGCTGCTGCCAAACTTCAACTTGCAGGTAGGTTCAGTGGCTgccgtgggcagagcagggtgtgtgtgtgtgtgtgtctgctgctgGGGCACAGGGGGTTCAGCCACACGGGGCTCGTGCTGTGCCGAGCATGTGCCGGTGCGCAGAGCGGCCCCCTGCCCTGTGGCAAGAGCCGCAGCCGGGCCggcagctgcctgcccagccctgccagctctgctctgtcgCAGGGGGACATCAGGCACGAGGGGGACGAGGAGGCTGGAGCGGTGCAGGACCTGAACCAGGGGGTGAACAGGCTGATGGCGGCCATGCGGGACATGCTGGCCAACATCCAGTTCCAGGAGCCCCCCCGCGACGACAATCCCGAAGGCGACGGGGACTGGGACTGACCCCGATGTGCACGTCCCCCACCCCCCGCCCCTCTGTCACCGGCCCCCGTGGCACTCCAATAAAgtcacacacagccccagccccgctctCTGCGGCCCTGCAGCGCTCGGCAGGGGGCGAGGGCTGGCTGATGGTGGCAGAGCTAATCTACAGCAGCTGTCCCTCGGCCCCAAGGCAGCTTAGGCCCCTTCTGGCCCCCTCCAGCACATTTGCCCTCCTGTTCCCTGCCTGCTCTTGTCTTTAATGGCTGgaggctttttttcctgggctTCCCCAGGAGCCTGaagcctccttccctccttgaTCCCTTCAGCTTCCCGAGGAAGGGCTGGGGGTGTCCTCgggcagagagctgcagcagctctccctgtgatcctggagctgcctggggagcggCTCTTCCTTGTGCCGCAGCCGTTTGATCATGCTGAGAGCAGAAAGCATCCCCCcctctttgttttctccctccctcccttgtTTCTTCACCTTGCTGAGCCAGGAATGAGGTCAGCAGCACTCAAACCCTTAACTGCCCATaaagtggtttgggttgggtttttttccctctttctgctGCGTAACGATGTGCTCAGCTctcagtgctgagctgggctgccCGGAATCAatccttccccctcctctgcagcacctgcatccctggggctggggcagcgtgGCCTGAGCgctggctgctgccccagcccctccgTGCTGGCAGCGTATCCCAGTCCCCCAGCACACGGCTGTGTTGCAGACTCAGCGTTTTCCTACCTCTCCCTCTCAAAACCTCTGGTGATAAAGCTACAAATTCTTGGCACGTCCCAGCCCGATGCTCTGTAACCAAACAGCAGCCAGGAGAAAGGGGCCAAAACTCCTTGGGAGGTGGTTGGGGTTGGTGGTGCCGTGGCGATGGCTGGGCACATGGGGCCCTCGCTCTGTGCTGGGGgtgagggagggatggaggctgtgctgggtgtgagggagggaaggtggctgtgctgggtgtgagggagggaaggaggctgtgctgggggtgagggagggaaggaggctgtgctgggggtgaGGGAGGGAAGAAGGCAGCTCGGGACCGTGTTCCCAGCGCCTCAGCTGAGGCTCTTTCATCAGAGCAGAGCCGCAGGGGGCTGGTGCCACGTGGGGGGAGCGGAAGCGGCTCTGGCCGTGACCACAGGATCGGCCCTTTCATACAGCCCTGAATGGCCCTTTGGCAACCCAGTGGCTTTGGCAGCCCGGCGGCTCCAGACATCAACACCAGCTCAAGGCACATGATGGTCAGATGGGTCCCACGTCCTCCAGCCTCCCCAGGCTGCCTCCAGGGCCTGGCTTTGCCAGGGCCCGAGCATGGCATTGCGGTTTATCACACCTTTGATGCTCCCGTGTCCATCACTTGCCCCGTGGAAAAGCACCTTCTATGGGACTGGGCCAGGGGGGCTGGTGATGTAGGGGTTCCTGACACCGCCTACAGAGACTGGGAGGGAGCAGCTTGGCTCCTGCAGTGGGGAGGGTCCTACTGGGGTCACAGGGTGTGCAGACACCCCGTGTTCCACCCTGGGCACTCAGGACCCCAGGCTGCATAGACCCCTCAGGACACACGGGCCCTGGGGCATACAGGCCTGCGGGACACAGAGGAACCCCCAACACACCCAGTCCCCTCTTAGGCTGCAGGGACCCCCCAGGACACGTGGGACCCCGGGAAACATGGGGACCCAAAGGTGGATGTCCCCCAGACCGCAGGGGGTCTCAGTGGCACACGGCACCCCCTAAAGCACACAGCCACAGGAGTGTGTGGACCCCCTCCCCCAGGGCACGTGTGTGACCCCAAGTGTTCAGGGAGGCAACCCCGGCCTCCGCGGCAGCTCCCCTCACTGCCCGGGTGCCACCGTCATGCGGGTGCCCACCCTCTTCGGGGGGAGGAGCCGCGGGAGTCGGCTTTAAAGTGGGGCAGAGAAAGGGCCCTTTCttccccatcacccccagccAGCGTGCACACGGCGGCGGGGCCGTGCAGGGCCGGGGAGGAGGGCGGCCACCACACCGGGGGTCCCGGCGGGCACGCGGCGTCCCTGGCACgtgcccaggagctgggacGCCCCATCCCCGATTCCTCCACGTCCCCTCGGCCTCGCCGCCAGCTGCTGCGGGAGCGCTGgaggggtgggctgggtgcCCGCGCCTGTGGTGCAGAGCCCCGGGAGCTTTACCCCTGGCCGGGgggggccctggggctgtggtgggGGGCCATGCTGACACTGGCCCCTCTGCGCCTGCTGCGTGAGCCCTGGAACGCCAGCGAGGGCAACCAGAGCAACGCCATGGCCGGCGCCGGCAGCGCCTGGTGCCAGGGCCTTGACATCCCCAACGAGCTCTTCCTGACGCTGGGGCTGGTGAGCCTGGTGGAGAACCTGCTGGTGGTGGCTGCCATCTTGAAGAACAGGAACCTGCACTCGCCCACCTACTACTTCATCTGCTGCCTGGCCGTCTCTGACATGCTGGTGAGCATCAGCAACCTGGCGGAGATGCTGGTCATGCTGCTGATGGAGCATGGGCTGCTGGTGTTCCGCGCCAGCACCATCCACCACATGGACGCCGCCATCGACGTGCTCATCTGCAGCTCCGTCGTGTCCTCGCTGTCCTTCCTGGGCATCATCGCCGTGGATCGTTACATTACCATCTTCTACGCCCTGCGCTACCACAGCATCATGACACTGCAGCGGGCTGTGGTGGCCATGGTCAGCGTCTGGCTGGCCAGCACCATCTCCAGTGTCATGTTCATCACCTGCTACCAAAACAACACCATCATCCTCTTCCTCAtcagcttcttcctcttcatgCTGGTCCTCATGCTGGTGCTCTACATCCACATGTTTGCCATGGCCCGCCACCACCTCCACAGCATCTCCAGCCAGCAGAAGCAGCCCAGCATCCACCgcagcagcagcctgaaggGAGCCGTCACGCTCACCATCCTCCTGGGAGTCTTTCTTGTCTGCTGGGGACCCTTCTTCTTCCACCTCATCCTCATCATCACCTGCCCCACCAACCCCTTCTGCACCTGCTTCTTCAGCTACttcaacctcttcctcatcctcatcaTCTGTAACTCAGTGATTGACCCCCTCATCTACGCCTTCCGGAGCCAGGAGCTGCGGCAGACGCTGCGGGAGGTGGTGCTGTGCTCCTGGTAGGCAGCGGGATGGTGGGTGACAGCACAGCCGGCCCTGCTGCGGGACAGACAGACGGACAGACGGGACGGACGGGACAGGACACGCTGCGGGGCGACCCCCCGCGGGCGCCCCGGTCTCGTGGTCCCCAATAAAGGCTCTTTGCAGTGATGCTGTGGCTGGCACCgccgggcagccccggggcgggggcggcccttcccagccccaccGTTTCTTCGAAGCTCCATCCCTCCCGGTTGCCGCTGTCGGGCCGGGCCCGGG from Colius striatus isolate bColStr4 chromosome 14, bColStr4.1.hap1, whole genome shotgun sequence encodes:
- the TCF25 gene encoding ribosome quality control complex subunit TCF25 isoform X2, with translation MSRRALRRLRGEQRGQEQPGLGELGLEPDPEAGRDGLAPALPGAAGRGRRGTGRSGVSNRFELITAEESEDELLSQADARLREQEANEGAVAEEAEGHGQKDGEETEQLDQMPVLSNKPRKKKKKRKTKKTPAGDTVEDNDLEDIDSLLEKIEETNGLSQQTQDGILTDSRPLLYVEHRNLNPENELKRYFGARAVLGDQRPRQRQRQYVRSTWLTAPKNTWPRYSKTGIAMQLLDSRRGVQHFTFEHHREYQQVQFKFLDAVESMDPNNIVLLLQMNPYHVDSLLQLSDVCRMQEDQEMARDLVERALYSLECAFHPVFSLTSGTCRLDYRRPENRAFFLALFKHLMFLEKRGCPRTALEFCKLILSLDPENDPLCVLLLIDFLSLRAREYTFLTRMFQEWESHRNLSQLPNFAFSVPLAYFFLSQQEERSELELSQARERAARLLQLALVMFPGVLMPLLDHCSVQPDARVASHSFFGLNAQLSQPPALNQLTSLYVARTHSLWKDPAVMAWLETNVHEVLCRVDARDPLVEECEHKRKTQYQGAPRNIYRHVILSEMKEATAALPLVRGPDRARAVPLPPPLRALGTSETTVASEKHLPDLRVSSMYTQPPGQQPGRAWAAWLQLVRGSVVLPEAKGCRAGPTPSVPLWVTQPSPLLSPSLPQEVTSQPVMGFDPLPPLDSIVSYTRPERTSHPPHESSLSLFFRSLLPNFNLQGDIRHEGDEEAGAVQDLNQGVNRLMAAMRDMLANIQFQEPPRDDNPEGDGDWD
- the TCF25 gene encoding ribosome quality control complex subunit TCF25 isoform X3 — protein: MSRRALRRLRGEQRGQEQPGLGELGLEPDPEAGRDGLAPALPGAAGRGRRGTGRSGVSNRFELITAEESEDELLSQADARLREQEANEGAVAEEAEGHGQKDGEETEQLDQMPVLSNKPRKKKKKRKTKKTPAGDTVEDNDLEDIDSLLEKIEETNGLSQQTQDGILTDSRPLLYVEHRNLNPENELKRYFGARAVLGDQRPRQRQRQYVRSTWLTAPKNTWPRYSKTGIAMQLLDSRRGVQHFTFEHHREYQQVQFKFLDAVESMDPNNIVLLLQMNPYHVDSLLQLSDVCRMQEDQEMARDLVERALYSLECAFHPVFSLTSGTCRLDYRRPENRAFFLALFKHLMFLEKRGCPRTALEFCKLILSLDPENDPLCVLLLIDFLSLRAREYTFLTRMFQEWESHRNLSQLPNFAFSVPLAYFFLSQQEERSELELSQARERAARLLQLALVMFPGVLMPLLDHCSVQPDARVASHSFFGLNAQLSQPPALNQLTSLYVARTHSLWKDPAVMAWLETNVHEVLCRVDARDPLVEECEHKRKTQYQGAPRNIYRHVILSEMKEATAALPLEVTSQPVMGFDPLPPLDSIVSYTRPERTSHPPHESSLSLFFRSLLPNFNLQGDIRHEGDEEAGAVQDLNQGVNRLMAAMRDMLANIQFQEPPRDDNPEGDGDWD
- the TCF25 gene encoding ribosome quality control complex subunit TCF25 isoform X1, whose protein sequence is MSRRALRRLRGEQRGQEQPGLGELGLEPDPEAGRDGLAPALPGAAGRGRRGTGRSGVSNRFELITAEESEDELLSQADARLREQEANEGAVAEEAEGHGQKDGEETEQLDQMPVLSNKPRKKKKKRKTKKTPAGDTVEDNDLEDIDSLLEKIEETNGLSQQTQDGILTDSRPLLYVEHRNLNPENELKRYFGARAVLGDQRPRQRQRQYVRSTWLTAPKNTWPRYSKTGIAMQLLDSRRGVQHFTFEHHREYQQVQFKFLDAVESMDPNNIVLLLQMNPYHVDSLLQLSDVCRMQEDQEMARDLVERALYSLECAFHPVFSLTSGTCRLDYRRPENRAFFLALFKHLMFLEKRGCPRTALEFCKLILSLDPENDPLCVLLLIDFLSLRAREYTFLTRMFQEWESHRNLSQLPNFAFSVPLAYFFLSQQEERSELELSQARERAARLLQLALVMFPGVLMPLLDHCSVQPDARVASHSFFGLNAQLSQPPALNQLTSLYVARTHSLWKDPAVMAWLETNVHEVLCRVDARDPLVEECEHKRKTQYQGAPRNIYRHVILSEMKEATAALPLVRGPDRARAVPLPPPLRALGTSETTVASEKHLPDLRVSSMYTQPPGQQPGRAWAAWLQLVRGSVVLPEAKGCRAGPTPSVPLWVTQPSPLLSPSLPQEVTSQPVMGFDPLPPLDSIVSYTRPERTSHPPHESSLSLFFRSLLPNFNLQVGSVAAVGRAGCVCVCVCCWGTGGSATRGSCCAEHVPVRRAAPCPVARAAAGPAAACPALPALLCRRGTSGTRGTRRLERCRT